AAGGTGGAAAAGTCTTCACTCCATCTGGTACCTTTCACATTCATGAAACTTCTCACATTagtgagaaaccctatggatgcaAACAATGGGGGAAAGCCTACACTCATTCCAGTAACCTTcatattcatgaaagaactcacactggagagaaaccctttggatgtaagcaatgtgggaaagtgtTTACTCATGCATGTTACCTTCGTTATCACGAAAGAACTCACACGGGAGAGAAACCCTacggatgtaagcaatgtgggaaagtcttTAATCAAGCCAGTCACcttcaaagacatgaaagaactcacactggaggaaaaccctatgaatgtaagcaatgtgggaaagcctacactGATTCAAGTACCCTTcgtattcatgaaagaactcacactggagagaaaccctatggatgtaagcaatgtgggaaagcctacactTTTTCCAGTAACCTTcgtattcatgaaagaactcacactggagagaaaccttatcaatgtaagcaatgtggggaAGCCTACAATTTTTCCCGTGCCCTTcgtattcatgaaagaactcacactggagagaaaccctatgcatgcaagcaatgtgggaaagcctacactTTATCCAGTACCCTTCGTATTCATGAacgaactcacactggagagaaaccctatggatgtaagaaatgtgggaaagcctttaatcAACCCAATCACcttcaaagacatgaaagaattcacactggagaaaaaccctatggatgtaagcaatgtgggaaagcctataGTGATTCAACTACCCTTCGTAatcatgaaagaactcatactggagagaaaccctatgaatgtaagcaatgtgggaaaacctACACTTTTTCTAGTACCCTTCGcaatcatgaaagaactcacactgtaGAGAAACCCTATAGATGTAACAAATGTGGGAAATTTTTCAATCGTGTATTTAACCTTcgtattcatgaaagaactcacagtggagaaaaaccaTATGGATGTAAGcattgtgggaaagcctttactcAAGCCAGTTATCTTCAAAggcatgaaagaactcacactggagaaagaCACAATGtgtgtaaacaatgtgggaaagcctattCTACAGCCAGTTACCTTcgaattcatgaaagaactcacactggagagaaaccctatgcatgtaagcaatgtgggaaagcctacactTTTTCCAGTACCCTTcatattcatgaaagaactcacactggagagaaaccctatggatgtaagaaatatgggaaagccttcactcaaTGCCTTTACTCGTTCCAGTCACCATCAGAGACATAGAAGAACTCACACACAAGTGAAActttataaatatatgcaatatgAGAATGTGTTCACTTTTTTCGGTCACCTTTGAGCCATGAAAGAACTTACACTGAAGACAAACCTTATAGGTGTAACCATTGTCAGGAACGTGTTCACATGCCCACTACCCTTAAAAGACATGTATGTACTTAGACTAGAGGGAAAAGCTTTGGATATGAGCAATTTCCAGTGACATTAGCAAATATGAACTCACTGCAGAGAAACTTTATAAGATTGTATCTTTCTTGTTGCCCACTGCAATTTGCATAGATGAGAATATAAAGCATTCTTTCAAGTAGATCctggatttttccttttctcattttaaggTGTTGGTTGTTTTAGCCACCATTTTATGATACCTGTTCTGTCAAGAATCAATTTTCTCTTTACATTTAAATACATTGAAGTCTTATTTGTTTTCCACTGAGATCTATTTGTTAGTctctattattatataatatatttaagaatattGTTTCAAGATTGCTTATTAATATTAGAATATAGCTCCCTTTatattcttctttctctcacattttcttcctttgttttcattcttttttcaagatTAGTCCTGTGTAGACCTGTGTAAACTTTAGTCCATAATCTTTCTGTTGGAATTACAATTTGAACCTATTTCTTCTCTGAAAGGAACTACATATTTGGGCTTTATTGCAAGAAAAAAGGatgagtttttgtttcttttcttttttttgctggccctggtatttgaactcagaactttttGCTAGCTGCTCAGACAGTGTACCATATTAGCCAACCCAGCAGCCtttgtgtatttttaagatatggtccctcaaagtatttgcccaaaGAAGCTTCCAAACCTAATCCTCCTGATTGTTCCTCTTCACCAGCTAGACTTAAGGTGTGAGCTGTTGTTGCCCAAGTCTgaggattttgttatttttccaattaaTTCAAATGCCTTAAGGCATTTAGTCTACCTAATATACTTTGTAAAGTGGATTTTGTTATGTAGTTTACACTGTGTTGCTGGAAGTAGCGAATTGTAAACATATCTGAGAACCAGGACAACGCAGAGTAAACACAATCACACAGAAACTACCCCTTACCTTTGATAAGCAAACACCAAACATAGGAGAACAAAGGTagctaaattattttctttaagaaaaaggcTTAATTAAAATGCTATCAGAAAGTGCTAAGAGCAATATGGAGGTTGCACTTCTACACAAGATAAAGGGCATATGAGGAGTGTGATAGAGATATTTGAATCCACATCTTGTTAAAAGaattcatcaagaaaagaaaataggataaACAAAAGTTTTACTTGAGAAGCAGTGGGCAACTGAACACAGGTAGTCCTACTGATGTGATATGAGAGTTGGGCAGGTTTGTTTATGTaatgcaaagcaaagaaaaaaaaaacacaaaggtgGACCCTCTAGAAGGTGGGTGGGGAGACTCAAGTAGGAATATTCCACTGGGGGTCCTGAGAATTGAAGCTTTTATTGTGGTCAGTAGAGATGGAGATGGTCATTCCTGGAAAACTCGTCACACTCTGATAgtgtgagctagatgctgcaATCCGCAATTCTAATTGTTAGGGTGAGTATAGGGCAGCCACATGAGGATTGGGCCCTTCCTCATCACAGTTGGCTTACTGAAAACTCTACACCCAACcctaaagaataacaaacattCACCTTTACCCAATTACTAGAAATTTCCCACCCAACCTCTTAGAAAGACCCAATTATCTCAGGAGTGGCAGAGAGCTGATGGAGGATATTCCTTTTCAGTGACCTTTCTGTGAGTTTGCCCTGGGACTCCCTTCTTTCTTGAACTTCTCCAACCAGCTGTCCCTAGTCTACAAGGAGTTGTGGGCTCCTACCCTCTTGCTGGGGTCTGCCTCCAAAGAATTCTTCTCCCAATAAAGCATGTGTTGAGCCATCCCTGTACTTC
The sequence above is drawn from the Castor canadensis chromosome 14, mCasCan1.hap1v2, whole genome shotgun sequence genome and encodes:
- the LOC109674122 gene encoding uncharacterized protein isoform X2, which encodes MEPLTFEDVAVSFTLEEWGCLDPSQMNLYLEVMRETYSNLSYIEENENIEEDFGNPRRNMRTEIFERLHEHKHCIQHGEPFQHTPENIVSKESLLRTASCKSNICDAYGKNFTDGKALLIHERIHNVLKSHGWKQGGKVFTPSGTFHIHETSHISEKPYGCKQWGKAYTHSSNLHIHERTHTGEKPFGCKQCGKVFTHACYLRYHERTHTGEKPYGCKQCGKVFNQASHLQRHERTHTGGKPYECKQCGKAYTDSSTLRIHERTHTGEKPYGCKQCGKAYTFSSNLRIHERTHTGEKPYQCKQCGEAYNFSRALRIHERTHTGEKPYACKQCGKAYTLSSTLRIHERTHTGEKPYGCKKCGKAFNQPNHLQRHERIHTGEKPYGCKQCGKAYSDSTTLRNHERTHTGEKPYECKQCGKTYTFSSTLRNHERTHTVEKPYRCNKCGKFFNRVFNLRIHERTHSGEKPYGCKHCGKAFTQASYLQRHERTHTGERHNVCKQCGKAYSTASYLRIHERTHTGEKPYACKQCGKAYTFSSTLHIHERTHTGEKPYGCKKYGKAFTQCLYSFQSPSET
- the LOC109674122 gene encoding uncharacterized protein isoform X1; protein product: MRQKREMEPLTFEDVAVSFTLEEWGCLDPSQMNLYLEVMRETYSNLSYIEENENIEEDFGNPRRNMRTEIFERLHEHKHCIQHGEPFQHTPENIVSKESLLRTASCKSNICDAYGKNFTDGKALLIHERIHNVLKSHGWKQGGKVFTPSGTFHIHETSHISEKPYGCKQWGKAYTHSSNLHIHERTHTGEKPFGCKQCGKVFTHACYLRYHERTHTGEKPYGCKQCGKVFNQASHLQRHERTHTGGKPYECKQCGKAYTDSSTLRIHERTHTGEKPYGCKQCGKAYTFSSNLRIHERTHTGEKPYQCKQCGEAYNFSRALRIHERTHTGEKPYACKQCGKAYTLSSTLRIHERTHTGEKPYGCKKCGKAFNQPNHLQRHERIHTGEKPYGCKQCGKAYSDSTTLRNHERTHTGEKPYECKQCGKTYTFSSTLRNHERTHTVEKPYRCNKCGKFFNRVFNLRIHERTHSGEKPYGCKHCGKAFTQASYLQRHERTHTGERHNVCKQCGKAYSTASYLRIHERTHTGEKPYACKQCGKAYTFSSTLHIHERTHTGEKPYGCKKYGKAFTQCLYSFQSPSET